AGCCAAATATTGTCTTTTtatctttcaaaaatcgacattttgaagctttttcagtattctaaaaaatcaaatgtaATTTTAGGTCGACTGTTTAGATTTTTAATGGGGTACGAAAAATGGCAGGAATCGCGTTTGTTGCACGAAAAAACAAaagatttttgcactaaattgttaataattaaaaaacggcccCGAACTCTAAGCAGGACTCAAATAGTTTTTTATCctgtaggtctacaataactaaaaaagttgtcaccTACCTCTATTATTTAGTTTCCTGAGAAAATCCTTCTTTCCCTGGACTATTATATTGTGTTTATTCATTATAATCcctataaaaattcaaaatttctGCTTGTTTTGGTTGATACagtagtatcaaaagcaaatcatcctgtagtactgatggactatttataaaaattttctctaatctcacagaaaaggtgtgagagactcattaaaactcgacttatgtcctttatcgttgataacaacattttatctcaaaatcaattcggctttttaactaataaatgtaccactgatgccatgttttgccatgttttctgtactacatgaggtttatcaagcactaaacaataatctttatactgccactgtgtTCTGTGaatatgccaaagcttttgattgtgtaaatcacgacatattgattaaaaaactaaatttctgtgtaattagaggtatttctttgaattggttccaatcctacttgaataataggaaacaactagttagagcaaatgatactgactctagtctcaaaaacattgtatgtggagtaccgcaaggttcagtattgggtcctcttctgttccttatctttataaatgacatcactaatttaaaaatcgatgggaaaatttttctttttgctgatgataccagtatcgcttggagcaactcaactatagcatctcttcatgaaactataacttcggatctactgacgataaagacctggtctgactctaacttactctcttttaatgtagataaaacagtagcattatcctataaaggagctcttcaacctttgcctcttaataacagccagatcagtaccgttgattctgtaaaatttcttggtatttttttagacagcaacctcaaatggtcccttcatatcgattcgtaaagtaagaaactcgcctcagcttgctatgcaataagatcaagggaactcaatttagcatcttctaaaataacatatttttcgttattcgagtctcatcttcgatatggtcttctttttggggttctagtacagctgctcaatttgatgttatttttaaattgcaaaaaagagcaataaggtatctgtttggcctcagaagatctacacattgcagaagttacttcaggaatcacggaattttaacacttccatctttatatattctagaaacggtttgtttaattcgtaaacaccttcaagcctttccagcaaggcccaatcatctttactccaccagaaattcaatctttgatatttatttaccgattccatgcactgagttagtaaagaaatatatattatattccgcaaaaaaactttacaaccatctgcctttacaacttaaatgtgcaacatctttcccaaaattCCGTAAGCTGACAAAAGCttatttatctaaaagaccatattattcaatagaagaatttcttaatgaataactaagaaaattgggtttcatacgcagtagcttaaactgtcaattcctaatgttctattttatttgttgtaagtatgttcaattttcaattttcaatgtatataaattttgcaattaatggtttttgtctttggtttcacattaggctattgattatgtactatagaaaggaactgcaacgttaacggggttttgttatttgatatggtcaatgaatttctatatatgaaaaaaccgcggagtgctaccctttaaaggggtgcgtttttgagaaatgggtgaattagtccctgggcacaggttacattagggtgagttctatgcacttttggtacaaacacgtctacataaaaattgttcctggttaaatttcctatctaaatataactttttaaagtcaaagatacttttttacgaaaatatattcaaaagaaaaagcacaaagaaacccaaaagaaagaaattttgttttttggcccataacttttgtccacggggatataggtatagacattgctttacagaaaaaaaacatacatatcttgtctttaaaatgatgtttggtagaggtcattcggatttacagttttcgaaatatgatttttcaaatttcgccactcacagcaattttgggcaattttccttgttatttcgcaaatattgttctgtaacttttttctacgtaactttaggcatatgcaatggtacatgtaagaggaatagaaatcaattacctttaaaatattctactgtataatgttgtacgacttcttttaaagaggttatctttttcaagactttatacttttaacgagtttttatattttttacgattattttttaaatttcccattataactttttttttctacatttaggtatatattatataattaaaaagaaagcttattctgtttactttaaaatggtgtattataaaaaaatctaggattatttttgaataagatatgctttttcaaaatataataagtACTTggaacgatttttgattttaggattattttttaaattcatcataacttttttatgtgattgtgtgttaggATTGAATCTAAGTTTTTATAGGTAACAggtactttggatccacttgactgtGCCGggaaaacttcaaaatatggattaattccaatatttactatCAAAGCTCCTGCCCCACAagtttgcttgaaaaaatagcatgtaaatgtactaAAGGATGTACAAGAAACTGCAGCTGTAGGAAGATatgaattagttgttcaatattctgcaaagggtgcatgtgcatgggtactaattgtgggaactttAAGATAATTGAGGTGTCAGAgtaagatattgaagctaatgctaacgaagagatggactttgattttgaaaattttttaaatgtcaacgtttaaataattttaactaaagtgatgttttctaagattaatgtttatgtaatttttgtaaaagaaataattttaaataatacaggtaaaaaaaatatcaaagaagcactcggtttccattacatatttaaatatagatgatacaccttTTTAAAGAACataaagtaagccctctttattgagcaatatataatatattcatgaacaggaaaaaaaagttataatgagaaatttcaaaaataatcgtaaaaaatgtaaaacataatatttttttatattaggtattataatataatatataatatataatataatattatattatgtatactatatataatataatattatataatatattatataataatgttattttatttttatattatattatacaaaatcgttaaaattataaaaccttgaaaaactataatctctttaaaaaaagtcgtataacgttatacagtagaccattttaaaggtaattgatttctattcctattacgtgtaccattgcatatacctagagttacgtagaaaaaagtcacagaacaatatttgcgaaataacaaacaaaattgcccaaaattgctgtgagtggcgaatttttaaaaatcatatttcgaaaacaataaatcctaattacctctactaaacaacattttaaagaagacatgtgtaggttttttttctgtaaataaatgtctatacctatatcctcgtggacaaaagttatgggacaaaaaacaaaatttctttcttttgggtttctttgtgctttttctttcaaatatatttttgtaaaaaaagtaccattgactttaaaaagtgatatttagataggaaatttaaccagaaacaatttttatgtagatatgtttgtaccgaaagtgcatagcactcaccctaatgtaacctgtgcccagggactaattcacccatttctcaaaaacgcacccctttaaatggtagcactccgcggttttttcatatatagatgtccgttgaccatatgaaataataaaaccccgttaacgttgtagttccttttagctatcttattttgaatataatcaatagcctatatcttatttactgtatattgacgatttatgtaattttattaaattgtagttgttatttgttatttgttgttgatattatttttcttttgactgtatgtaagctttgtccataaaattgtaaaaattttcagtgacaataaagcatatttctattctagtCCATTCTACAATATCAAATTACGGAAATTTTTGTGTTCCGGTGTAAAATTTTTCCAATTTAAAAGTATTTATATGAAGGTCGACCAATCaattcatatattataataatttataacaGTTActaacattttattattttttgtggtTCAGTATGAAGAGTTTTGTTGTCTTACTTGTGATCTATCTTCAAGTATGGGTAAGTAACACACATATAATCTCCTAAATTGCAATAATTCCACGAACCCCTCTGCTATTCAATATAGTCATAGATAAAGTCATAAAGACCGTCAGGAAAGGAAGAGGATACACAATGGGACTAATGTAATtaaaataatgtaattaatgatttctgttatgcagacgacgtaAGATTGATAGGGCAAAATGCAGATGATCTTCAAAGATTATGTCACAGATTTAACACGAAAGTAAAAGAATTTAACATAGCGATTTCAACTCAGTAAAGTAGAACAATAGTAATGAATACGATATAAACTGGAAATTATGGAGTTAgcattgaacaagtaatggaaatattAACATTGAGATGGAATCAAAACTCTCAAAGACCagtataagaccaataatgacttACGCATGGAGGATTCTGGAAACAGCAGAAACGATAAGACTCAGAAGAATTACGAATAAGGAGTTACGAGATCAAAACAAAATACAATGTACAGGGTATAAACGAGTGGCTCGGACTTATGGTCGTACATACATTGTTGCcagatttttcatttttttttttggaaatataaTGAACTTTGGCACAACCAAAATTCTTCCATTTGCCAActgtccaagtaatgaagcttaaaataggacaaaacctcgcaatttttacagaatgaatcgatttgcttgaaaatttgagaataggtagtgcatagtccaaggatcaaaatttatatgatgccgaaaggcgctttaaCCTGGGGGGTGGCTATCACCCCATcacggggtggaaatttttattatattttgaccgcaaaagttggttaaaacattcattataagcaaaaaacgttctatacatttttttgataagattaatagttttcgatttgttcgctatcaaaagtgttagttttatatcgaaaaatcaatgtttttaatgagttttctgctaataactccaaaagttttcgttttatcaaaacaactttacttaacaaaactgtaccttttaaaaaataaacaaacccgtttgttttaattttctttaagaccaatagtaatcgagctatactttattatatgttagttcttcttcgtcaaatgctaaatattgtagtttcaaagtcaaaatacgggaaaactatgcattttgggaggataacttgttcaaactaatttaaagtatttaaaaatatctatcttcacaaataaataaaaagtctctagctcaaaaattaagggacttataatgaaaagaaagtcagtccctatttttttcagctaaaaagtgatcggaagcagcCCCCTAATCactaccctaattaaaattagtcattgcccttatttggtcttctttatttgtgtatttttAATAGGTTCTAATACTTttaccggcttagaatgattagttaaaaaaaaaatggagtgaAAAGCGAATaactaatttttgtagtttggaaaaaaggGCAtattcttcagaatagaaagattagtattagagatacgaaaaaatgttgaaatatgaaattgtagcttatttaattctcaagaacattgtttgcaaaaaatttttctacggcaaaaattgagtgagctattgacaattaaaacttgtaataacatgcaaaaaccacctttatcaaccctttcaaagtcaattatttttgcgactgaggattttaaaaagatttattattaacagtcttatagataggtcttataaaaacctacaaaattatgtTCTAtcgaactttctaagataaaaaataaaaaagttacggttaaaagatcaataattttttttgaaaaaaaaaggaacaaataacgaatttttgtagtttggtaaaaaatgccattgtcttcagaatagaaagattagcatcagagatacgaaaaatgtttaaatattaaattgtaggttatttaattcccaagaaattggttttaaaaaatgttttctacGGCACAAATTGAGTGAACCGTAataatgagtatatcgaaaaacatggatttttctgatataaaactaacactttcgatagcgaataaatcgaaaactattaattttatcaaaaaaatgtatagaacatttttggcTTAGATTAAATGTTCTTATCAACTTtcgcggtcaaaatataataaaacatttccacccccgcgatggggtggaaaccactcccgtggtaaaagcgcctttcggaatcatatatattttgatccttggactacccactacttattctcaaattttcaagcaaatcgatccattctgtaaaaattgctaggTGAAAAGCTTTGCTTCCTGGACTAATATTGTTATATTGGAAACACGAGGAGTTAAATTTTCAAGCTGACTTTGGCTCAGCAAGCTGTTGAAATTGAATGACTTAAGActttctcttatttgatttctacTTCAGAATCAACTTCCTTCAGTAGACAATTGCGTAAATAAGAACAGATATAATATCTGGATTCATATTTGTTTATTCATTTATGTATCATTAGgataaaattatcaaaaataggtactaaattaatgtgtataagtttatgtcagaaatagtcagtgttgtaggctaagttttaaaaaaggggtgcatcactggatgcctccctacatgtcattcctaattattgtcagtcctattacttattgtctgttatctacctaaacatttaggtttagattgtatagatagattgtaataaatgtggggttaaaataaaaaaaaaaaaaaaatttatgtatcattgtaaatattttttaggCTGGTGATACATATAGTGACTTAGGTCAAGCCATTCAAGAATGTGGAGCTGGACGTGGCGGGGCAAACGAAGTCAAGGAACCGATGGATCTACAAAAACACGGAGCGACAATCTTCTGCATGTTGAACAAAGGTGAAATAGTAAACGAAAACGGGGATATGATTGAAAATAACGTAAGAGAAATATATTATAGAAAGATGTCTGCCACTGAAAAAGAAGTGGACGCAGTAATTCAGAAATGTGGGACTAAAAATGGAAAAACTCGCGAAGAGgttgcttttaatttgtttatatgtTTACAGGCTCGTCCTTCAGAAACGAAGAAGCCTTGATAGAGttataatatttttgttgtttaaataaaattatattttgattttTGAGATGATACTTTTTACTTTTGACAATACATGGTGTTtgataaagaatgggccatagcttaaccttagattcctaaggttaaaacaggtcgatttaagctaacttaccatagtacgaaagttgataataaccgaaatatagGTTGTCAAAgttcaattttattttatttattcttgaatatttcctaacaggaaTGGGATAAtgacacgaaatttggtaaacagggtttttttgggacgagaaatctaaattcgccaccaaaaatgatgtagtACCCAGAGggacatacgcctttcagcgctcatttaataggttgtGACGAGTAGCTCGTtcaagacgacagactcagtaaaacacagtatatacagggtgaggcagataaacggcctattagaaatatctcgagaactaaagacaacagacTCATGAAAATTGGCATGAAGGGGTTTCGaggagtgatctatttaatgaaaatattttcatctattttctacttccggttataccggaagttgcttataactttgttttttttaattggacaccctgtatatttttacatttttggattctactcgaagtcttatttcttaaaatatgagcctttgtattattatacagggtagtttaaaagataattacgtttttttattaatttcgtagcaactttcacatcCTGTAGAATTCGAGTAGTTtaacatcaaaaactttatttatgttcaaatgatctTTAATATTGTAGCATTACAAATTTCCGCTACAATGTTTTGTAAATAGTATccattaattttatatcctatcccaagaaaaatatctatttttctaatttattttgtgagTTTATATATCATTACAATTTCTAACCCGCCCCTGAACTGTTTCACAATATTAAATACGCCGTTACATTCTAAGAAGAAATGCGTGTTTTGGAAATAGAGGTAATTTTCCATGCGTTCTTCTTGTAGCGAAGATTGCGTTTTTGTCATTAGAATATTCTAGTGTGACAGAATCAGAAAGCAGTCATTGGCCTATTCAAATGTCAAGTAAAAAATCGTTAGTCATGATTGGCTATGACGAACGAAAACCCGAAGTTAGTACGACATGGATAGGAAgatttagaaagaaaaatagtCAGTTCTAAAAGTATGTTTGAAGGTTGAACATCTTTTTAGGTAGAACTCAACAGACTCGCAGAGAATCGCACTTTCCGGCTTGGAAATGGCTTTTTTAGTTATGGTAAACGAAGAAAAGGACTTGCAAATTATCCTATAAATATTAAGGAATATTGGTGCAAAATTTCACAGCATTACGTTGGATATATTCATGTGAAATTTGAGTATACAGTATTGTGTCGTAGTTATGCCGGTAAAGTAGTGTGCGATTCTATGGTATTGAGAAGCTTTTCCAGTTTTTATGATGTTATGGTAATATTCCTGTATTCAATTCCTGATTCCCGGATGAGATTTCTGATTTGGTATCAACTTTATCCTGTTTCGTTATGATTTGAATGCCTCCCCCCTCGTCTTAGATGGATGGAAAATTTTTGGCCAAGTGTGACGTGTGACGAtggattttgttttaaaaaaggtatgaaataatatttgttttaattacattcacaagtggatattaatttggtaaaggttttaaatattttaatattttgttttcaacatggactGTCGGAAAGTTTTATGTAAATTAGATAAAATGGCAGTGACGTTTGACTTGACagcatattttgttttgatacaCTGCTCTAAAAAATTCTTATGTATGTaaaaataatgtgtaataataaaCTTGTATTTTTGGAAATAGAAAAGATTGTTAAATCTTTATTGTCCATGGTAAAGTctaaaggtttaaataaacattataaaatgtacctatttttatttctgtaacctctttttaaatttattaactaGATGTCTAATAAAAACGAAGTAAGTTTTAGAGTAGAGAAaagaaatggcatagaagccatagGATGGTAAGTAATAGCCCAGTTTGACCCAACGAGGAATCTAAGATGAATGTCCCCCAATTTGGTTCCCATAAGTACGgaatatgtccagtaagtactcgatatgtgaatttgaggatttttcaaacggcgtccaaatttctttaaatagtaggaaagtcctcaagtctgtgtaagtatcctttgcttactTGGTTATagtagttagtcttctttaaaccctcttaCCCTCCCCCAACCCCTAACGATTccacgacctgccaccgcacaaaaatgagctgccgtctcGCAAGAAGCTTTATATGCCTGttccttcttctttagccccatttcgacccaaAGTATCAATGTAGTTAATCTTatccttgatcccattagagcagacatgtaaaacgcatcaatatagtctactattgtcagaaattattagtatagctaattcttgaattttagtatacagggttggtcgaaactcgaaatGAGTATTTTACGAGtcttcttaaatggaacaccctgtattttagtattgtaatgaaatgatatttatgttacttttttatttcttaagcattccctatacctaactgctttaatttgtgcttaattgtgaatcgcaccaacaattttaactacgtaAATATTTTGATAACTCAAGCATTATCGGGAATTTTTAACGATCAgcctagattaatatgtatttatttccgaaaaattatttgtgactgaatattttcaaggccaacctaataaaatttcacgtattttttgttgcaattaatgtttggtttgaatcaccaataacttacaaattaaagcagttaggtatagagaatgcttataaaataagaaagtaccataaaatatcatttcattacaatactaaaatacagggtgttccatttaagaaaactcataaaatattcattccgtgttttgaccaaccctgtatactaaaattcaatatatggctatactaataatgtttaacactagtaaactatattaaaaatcatttgaacataaataaagttttgaTGTCAAAGTCCTATAATTccacagggtgtgaaagttgctacgaaattaataaaaacacgtaattatcttttaaaccaccctgtataataatataaaacctcatttattaagaaagaagacatcgaggaaaatccaaaaatgtaaaaatatactgggtgtcctatttaaaaaaacgaagttataagcaacttccggtgtaaccggaagtattttcattaaatagatcactcttcaaaactccttcatttcaattttcatgattctgttgcctttagttctcgatatatttctaataggccctttatctgcctcacaatatatatttaatatatttatatacagttcaaaataaataaaattaaatatcattctATATATTGCCCCGTGGCAGAGAAGTCCCCTTGGATAGATGtctgcaaaagaaaaataatattaataacaaaataaaatacccTTACACCTCACTTCAGTGTAAGGTGCAAACAGTCACGTAATCAAAATATTGACAATCATACGGAGCCATATGATTTTTATCTTTTAGCACGTTCACTCCACGGCTACCGTTCAATTACGAATATGTGAATACTTCACTACGGTGCACCTCGCTACTCAGGTCGGCCTGCCTGCTCACACCGCTTGGCTGGTCTAGGAGTCCAGAGCTTTCGCTACAAGACTTAAGAATCTCGGGTCGGTGATCTCCTTAAGTACGCTCTCTGCCTGGGTTGTTTTAGAGAAGTGGAAATGAGTGGGGTTTCGTGTTGCGCGAACAGTGAAACTCCCACGGTTCGATCTGTCGACGTGCTGCTCGCGGCTTATCATTACACCCCCTTCTCTTTGAGAAAAAAAGTAACATACCCTTTTTTTGTAGCGTCTACAGCCGTGTGATACCATCTACCCTTGGCGGTATCTTGATAATAATCCTCCTCCCATTGTTGCAGGTAATTCGGTACCTTCTGGTCCCGCCCTCAATTAGGCGCTTTGGGACGATCTCTACCAGGTCGGAGTTTTTTTCGGGTTGAAGCTCTCCTGGAGTGGATATGGCTTGGTCTTCGGGACCTGTTGGCGTATTTGAGGCCGCCGTGGATCCGAGGGCACTCCGTTTCCTTGGCGAAGATGGCGGCGTATTGAATAGTTCATGGAACCTCTTCAACATTCGTTCCGCGTCTTTCCCTGGTGTTACGGGTAGTCCGGGTCTCT
This genomic window from Diabrotica virgifera virgifera chromosome 1, PGI_DIABVI_V3a contains:
- the LOC126879012 gene encoding uncharacterized protein LOC126879012 → MKSFVVLLVIYLQVWAGDTYSDLGQAIQECGAGRGGANEVKEPMDLQKHGATIFCMLNKGEIVNENGDMIENNVREIYYRKMSATEKEVDAVIQKCGTKNGKTREEVAFNLFICLQARPSETKKP